The Oceanidesulfovibrio indonesiensis DNA segment CGTCCGGGTCCACCTCGTGCCGTACGAGCGGCGCTTCGCCCTGCGCATGCTCCAGCTCGTCCAGACATTCAGCCAGCTCGGCGCGCACATCATCGGGCTTGATGTCGCGGAGCAGCCCTGGCGCTTGCGTCACCCGAGCCATAACCGCGCGCAGAGTGAAAAGGCGATCGACAAGCAGTTTTTCCCGACGCCAGCGGTCGCGCAAGGTGCGGGCTTCCTGCTTCATGACGTCGAGCCGGCCCCAGGCCGCCCGCAGGGCGTCCTCGTCCACGGGCAATCCGCCCTGGCGATCGCGCATGAGCCCTTCGATCTCCCGGCGAAGATCTTCGATATCCCGCTCCTTGCGGTCCAGGGCGTCGGGCCGTCCGGTAAGGCTGAGGCGCACCCTGGCCGCGGCGGTATCCAGAAGGTCCACGGCCTTGTCCGGCAGGAACCGTCCGGTGATGTACCGCGCTGCAAGCTGGGCCGCTGCGTCCACCGCGTCCTCGCGGATGGTCACGCCATGGTCATTTTCGTAACGAGACTTGAGACCGCGAAGGATCTGGGCAGTGGCGAGCACGGAGGGTTCGTCCAGGACAACAGGCTGGAACCTGCGCGACAGCGCGGCGTCACGCTCGAAGTAGCGCTTGTACTCACGCCACGTGGTCGCCGCGATGGTGCGCACCTCGCCGCGAGCAAGCACCGGCTTGAGCAGATTGGCGGCATCGCTGCCGCCGGGCCGCCCGCCGGCGCCGATGAGCGTATGCGCTTCGTCGATGAACAGGATGATGGGCGTTGGCGAGGCCTGGATGTCTGCGAGCACCCGTTGCAGGCGGTCCTCGAACTCGCCCTTGAGTCCGGCGCCGGCTTCGAGCAATCCCACATCCAGCAGAACGAGGGTGACGTCCCAGAGCATGGCGGGCAGCCGCCGTTCCGCCGGGGACAGGGCTTCATCCTCAGCGATGCGCAGGGCCAGTCCTTCCACCACGGCGGTTTTGCCCACGCCGGCATCGCCCACCAGAATAGGATTGTTCTTGCGACGGCGGGCGAGAATGTCAATGAGCCGGCGCAGCTCGTCTTCTCTGCCAAAAACAGGGTCGATGACGCCTTCACGCGCCTTGTCGCACAGATTGACAGTGAAGCGCCGCAGATATTCGCCGGAGACGCGCGGTTCTGAGAAAGCCTTGGGCGCAGTCGCCTGCACAGGGGTGGTCTGGCCGCATTCAGCGGGTTCCGTTTCTGCGGACAGGGAGACGATGTCCGCAAACCGCTCGGCCAGCTGCTCTCTGCTGATTCGCCGCAGGTACTCCACGGCAGGAGATGAGCCGTCCACGGACTGGCTTCCGAGCAGGGCCAGCAACAACGAGCCGGAGCGGATGGTCGGCTCGCCGAGTTCGATGGACGCGACGAGCCACGACTCCTGCAGCAGGTCTATGAGCAGGGGCGACATGACGGGCCGGCCGGTGGAGCCGCCCGGAAGCGCAGACAGGACCTGCTCCAGAAGCGGTCCCAGTTCGCGGCGGTCCAGGCCGAAGCCGGCGAGGATCAGTCCGAAGTCTGTTTGGGCATCGTCGGCGAGCACCTGCAGCACGTGCTCCACGCGAACTTCGCACTGGCCTCGGGCCGCGGTGCCGGCGGCCGCCGCCTGCACGACATCGATGCAGTACGGGTTGAGCCGTTCGAGAAGGCGTTTGAGATCCACTCTGAGCATCGCCGCCACCATACCCGGTCTTGCCGTGAAGGCAAAGGGCTAGAGCGACGGCCGGTACCTGTCCCCAAGCTTTTCGTAGACGAACAGCGGCGTGGAATTGCCCACTGCTTCAGCGAACTTCTTCATGTCGTCGTGTCTGCCGAAGCCATGCATGGGCACAAGAACGCGTGGCCGCACCACCCTGGCCACGTCCAGCCCCCCTGCCCAGTGCGGCAGACGCGGATCGGCTGCGGCAAACGCCACATCCAGCCTGCCGGCAATGGACTTGAGCGCATCGAGGGTCTTATCGAAGTGCGCGTTCGCGAACTTTTGCGCGGCCTCGTCCTGCTCATCCCGGCTCCAGCGGGCCACGTCACCACTGAACCAGACTGTAGAACCGGGAAGCCGGATGAAGAATCCCACCCCCAGGTCCGTGGATTCGTAGCCGGTTATGGCGAGCTCCTCCACGGTGATTGTCTGGTCCGGCTCAACCACGCTCACATCTTCGTGGATATCGGGGTCGAACGCCTCCGCCATGACAGCGACATCCTCGGACACGATATAATGAGCCGAATCGACATCCACGAGCAGTCCGCGAACGTCCGACGAAAAGTGGTCGGCATGGCTGTGGGAGAAAAAGCAGAAAACCCGGCGGCCGGCAAGTTGTCTGCGCACGTACCCGGCGGCCTCTTCCGGCCTGTGTTCGGCATCGGGATAATCGAACAGGAACGCGGTATTCAGGGAGTCTTCGAGAAACAGAATAAAGCAGTCGTGGTGGACGTATGCAATTTCCATATGGTTGATCTCCTGGCATCCGGCGTAGCGGTGGTGAATTGTGTCGAGCAGTCTGGTTGTCGCACGCCAAGGAAATCATGATAACCCAAGTCAACAGCATGTGCAAAAAATAACAAGCGCCGTGCACGCAAAATTGTCACGAGAAGCCATTCCCGGGAACATCGCAAATTTCGGAAAAGAAGGAACGGCGGCTACGACGCCATAAAGCGGGCACTGACGGCTACCCGAAGACCTCCTGGACCTGGGCAAACCACTGGTAATATATCTTGTACGTTTTGAGCACGCTGTCGATAAGCGATTCGCCACGGGCGGCGTCGTTGATGTTGAGATAGGAGTTTACCGCCTTGCGAAACGCAATCTGCGGATCGAGGCTGCTCGCTTCGTCACCCAGCAGAACCAGGTTGAGGCCACGCCTCCTCAGGCCGGTCCATGTACTGATCTCTTCAAGAACAACCTTGTTCGCCGGGGTGTCCTCCACCAGCACGAGATCGTACTCATTGAGCCGGAGCTTGAGCACCGCCTCTTCCGGCCCCCGGGCCTGGCTTATGTAGTACTCCGCCTGCTTGAGCCCGGCCTGCGCCGCCTCCGACCACTTCTTGTTGCCCACCAGCAGGAACGCCACATTGGCCCCGGGAGGGAACACCTCGGGCTCGATGGTGGAGTACGGCACGGACGACGTCCTGCCTACGCCCTCCCCACTGCTCTTGACCGCGCCTTTTTCCGCACGGTTGACCACGATTTCCTTGCGGCAGTGCGGACATTTGACTTTGAACTTCGGCGCGTCGGGAAGCTTGGCATCGGGTATGTTCAAATCGCGCTGACAGCTGTTGCACTTGAAGCGCATGGCGAAACGGCTCCTGGAAGAAGGTTGCTCAGTCGTTGCCCTCGGCGTCGTACGTATCCAGAAACATGGAGGTCTGTCCGGCCGAAGGCCGGCGCATGCCGGCGCGGAGTTTAATGGCCATTCGCTCGACAGCTTCGTGAATCTCCATGAGCTCGGACGTCTGCGAATGATCGACGCCTGCATGGTCTGCATACGCCGATGGGCCCTCGGCGTAGGTTTTGCCCTGCAGGGGGTCCACCGTCAGAGAGGTGCGGCACTGCGGGCATACGACGCTGAATCGGGACGCATCGGCCGGCATCTTGTCCGGAGCGATATACAGGCGGCCCAGGCAGGCAGTGCAGATGACTCGCATTTCCCGGCTCCTCCGTCAGTCGATATCGACGCCGTAGTCGTCGTCGATTTCCAGCCCTTCGATGTCCGTGACCTTCTCGCCGCGCGCGGACTTGAGCTTGTCGATCATCTTGCCCAGCACTGAACGGTCGCTCGCTGTAAGCATGGCTGTCTCTTCGGTTATCTGTCCCTGTTTGAAGAGATCGAAGATGAACTGATCGAAGGTGACCATGCCATAGGTGCCGCTGGTGGCGAGGACCCTGTAGAAGTTCTTTTCCTCGTCCTCGCCGTTGACGATGAGGTCCGTGATCCGCAGGTTTTTGCGCAGAATTTCGAACGCAGCCACGCGCCCCCCGCCCACTTTGGAAAGCAGCCGCTGGGAAATGATGAACTTGAGGCTTTCCGCAAGGCGCGTGCGGATGAGGCGTTCCTCGGACAATTCGAACATGCCGATGATGCGGTTCACGGTCTGGCCGGTGTCCGCTGTGTGCAGGGTGCCGAGAACAAGGTGGCCGGTCTCCGCAGCCGACAGGGCGATCTCGATGGTTTCGCGGTCCCTGATTTCGCCAACCAGAATGACCTTGGGCGCCTGACGCAAAGCTGCGCGGAGGCCGGAGGCGAACTCGTCGAAGTCCATGCCGAGCTCGCGCTGGTTGATGGTGGCCCGCTTGTGCTCGTGCATGAACTCCACCGGGTCTTCGAGCGTCACGATGTGCACTGGCTTGTGGATGTTGATTTCGTCGATGAGCGAAGCCAGCGAGGTGGACT contains these protein-coding regions:
- a CDS encoding MBL fold metallo-hydrolase; its protein translation is MEIAYVHHDCFILFLEDSLNTAFLFDYPDAEHRPEEAAGYVRRQLAGRRVFCFFSHSHADHFSSDVRGLLVDVDSAHYIVSEDVAVMAEAFDPDIHEDVSVVEPDQTITVEELAITGYESTDLGVGFFIRLPGSTVWFSGDVARWSRDEQDEAAQKFANAHFDKTLDALKSIAGRLDVAFAAADPRLPHWAGGLDVARVVRPRVLVPMHGFGRHDDMKKFAEAVGNSTPLFVYEKLGDRYRPSL
- a CDS encoding type IV pilus twitching motility protein PilT, producing MLRAQLDHIISQVLDFEPETSDIHFAAYKPLQAEVHGELKDVPLRPNLGPLQPFQTEAVAMAMMGQNLRLFRDLIEQGSCDLAYSLTGRARFRVNVFSRTGSLSIVMRQLPYKVPTIAEMNLPDIFYEMAKEKFGLILVTGATGSGKSTSLASLIDEINIHKPVHIVTLEDPVEFMHEHKRATINQRELGMDFDEFASGLRAALRQAPKVILVGEIRDRETIEIALSAAETGHLVLGTLHTADTGQTVNRIIGMFELSEERLIRTRLAESLKFIISQRLLSKVGGGRVAAFEILRKNLRITDLIVNGEDEEKNFYRVLATSGTYGMVTFDQFIFDLFKQGQITEETAMLTASDRSVLGKMIDKLKSARGEKVTDIEGLEIDDDYGVDID
- a CDS encoding MJ0042-type zinc finger domain-containing protein, which translates into the protein MRFKCNSCQRDLNIPDAKLPDAPKFKVKCPHCRKEIVVNRAEKGAVKSSGEGVGRTSSVPYSTIEPEVFPPGANVAFLLVGNKKWSEAAQAGLKQAEYYISQARGPEEAVLKLRLNEYDLVLVEDTPANKVVLEEISTWTGLRRRGLNLVLLGDEASSLDPQIAFRKAVNSYLNINDAARGESLIDSVLKTYKIYYQWFAQVQEVFG
- the tssH gene encoding type VI secretion system ATPase TssH, with protein sequence MLRVDLKRLLERLNPYCIDVVQAAAAGTAARGQCEVRVEHVLQVLADDAQTDFGLILAGFGLDRRELGPLLEQVLSALPGGSTGRPVMSPLLIDLLQESWLVASIELGEPTIRSGSLLLALLGSQSVDGSSPAVEYLRRISREQLAERFADIVSLSAETEPAECGQTTPVQATAPKAFSEPRVSGEYLRRFTVNLCDKAREGVIDPVFGREDELRRLIDILARRRKNNPILVGDAGVGKTAVVEGLALRIAEDEALSPAERRLPAMLWDVTLVLLDVGLLEAGAGLKGEFEDRLQRVLADIQASPTPIILFIDEAHTLIGAGGRPGGSDAANLLKPVLARGEVRTIAATTWREYKRYFERDAALSRRFQPVVLDEPSVLATAQILRGLKSRYENDHGVTIREDAVDAAAQLAARYITGRFLPDKAVDLLDTAAARVRLSLTGRPDALDRKERDIEDLRREIEGLMRDRQGGLPVDEDALRAAWGRLDVMKQEARTLRDRWRREKLLVDRLFTLRAVMARVTQAPGLLRDIKPDDVRAELAECLDELEHAQGEAPLVRHEVDPDAVARVVSQWTGIPLGKVRRDEAASVLGLKYALRERIRGQDPALETLTRAIRASKSGLKEPDAPLGVFLLAGPSGVGKTETARAVSDILFGEEASLLALSMSEYQERHSISRLIGSPPGYVGFGEGGVLTDALRRRPYSVVLLDEAEKAHPEVLSLFHQIFDKGGVSDAEGRAVDCRHSLFFLTTTVQETPEQDLPDNSGDYAGHNQPAASPHQADRRELLERIRPQLAECFPPGLLARTTIVPFLPLSLEALEEIVSLKLTRLAIQAEEGRRMLLEFSPDVVHAVARMAEDSGSGARGVDNVLRVEVLPRLAEAILRRSGTEIRDTDVRPAVLRVECEHEDGAASRCWRFLVRELTPGDE